The Cellulomonas sp. P24 genome contains a region encoding:
- the hemG gene encoding protoporphyrinogen oxidase gives MTEPEDRRTDEPWDAVVVGGGVAGLVAARELAVKGLRTLVLDAADHLGGPVTGVDVAGLRLDAGAESFATRGDAVADLADELGIGDALTAPSGLGSWVYLPDGRASTLPRAGVLGIPARPWARDVVHTLGLAGTLRASLDRVLPRSVGTGPSVTIGALVRARMGARVLERLVAPVVSGVHAASADRLDVESVAPGLLAGLARHGSLGAAVAAQRRLAPAGAAVAGIVGGMHRLVEELVVDLESRGAVLRTGTEVTGLVRAPGGAGWIVTADGAELAAAAVVVAATSRPALSLLREALPDAELSDVLPDPGADVVLATLVLDAPGLDAAPRGTGVLVAEGAPDVRAKAMTHGTAKWSWLTERANAAGRDNGARYGWHVLRLSYGRGGESSAAAVAADDATLTAWALADASRLLGVPLDASHLVGFARRRWSDSLPQHAPEHRALVGSVRAAVEATPGLAVCGAWIAGTGLTSVVADARRVGRELAREQAARGPAS, from the coding sequence ATGACCGAGCCCGAGGATCGCCGCACGGACGAGCCGTGGGACGCCGTCGTCGTCGGCGGCGGGGTCGCCGGGCTCGTCGCGGCGCGTGAGCTGGCGGTCAAGGGGCTGCGGACGCTCGTCCTGGACGCCGCGGACCACCTCGGCGGTCCGGTCACCGGCGTCGACGTCGCCGGGCTGCGACTCGACGCCGGGGCGGAGTCGTTCGCGACCCGCGGGGACGCGGTGGCGGACCTCGCGGACGAGCTCGGGATCGGCGACGCCCTGACCGCACCGAGCGGTCTGGGCTCCTGGGTGTACCTGCCGGACGGCCGCGCGAGCACGCTGCCGCGCGCGGGCGTGCTGGGCATCCCGGCGCGACCCTGGGCGCGCGACGTGGTCCACACGCTCGGCCTCGCGGGGACGCTGCGCGCCAGTCTCGACCGGGTGCTGCCGCGCTCCGTCGGCACCGGGCCGTCGGTGACGATCGGCGCCCTCGTCCGCGCGCGGATGGGTGCGCGGGTGCTCGAGCGGCTGGTCGCCCCCGTGGTCAGCGGGGTGCACGCGGCCAGCGCCGACCGGCTCGACGTCGAGTCGGTCGCCCCCGGCCTGCTCGCGGGGCTCGCCCGGCACGGGTCGCTCGGTGCGGCGGTGGCGGCGCAACGGCGCCTGGCACCTGCCGGGGCGGCCGTCGCCGGGATCGTCGGCGGGATGCACCGGCTCGTCGAGGAGCTCGTCGTCGATCTCGAGTCGCGAGGCGCCGTGCTGCGGACGGGGACCGAGGTGACCGGGCTCGTGCGCGCACCCGGGGGCGCGGGGTGGATCGTCACCGCCGACGGGGCCGAGCTGGCCGCCGCGGCCGTGGTCGTGGCAGCCACCAGCCGGCCCGCCCTGAGCCTGCTGCGTGAGGCGCTCCCGGACGCGGAGCTGTCCGACGTGCTGCCGGACCCCGGAGCGGACGTCGTGCTCGCGACGCTCGTCCTGGACGCGCCAGGGCTCGACGCGGCGCCGCGTGGCACCGGGGTCCTGGTCGCCGAGGGTGCGCCGGACGTGCGGGCGAAGGCGATGACGCACGGCACGGCGAAGTGGTCCTGGCTCACCGAGCGGGCCAACGCGGCCGGTCGTGACAACGGGGCGCGGTACGGCTGGCACGTGCTGCGGCTGTCCTACGGGCGCGGCGGCGAGTCCAGCGCGGCGGCGGTCGCGGCCGACGACGCCACCCTGACCGCGTGGGCTCTCGCCGACGCGTCGCGACTGCTGGGCGTGCCACTCGATGCGTCGCACCTCGTCGGGTTCGCGCGGCGCCGGTGGAGCGACTCCCTCCCGCAGCACGCACCGGAGCACCGCGCCCTGGTGGGATCGGTGCGCGCTGCGGTCGAGGCGACCCCGGGGCTCGCGGTGTGCGGGGCGTGGATCGCCGGCACCGGTCTCACGTCGG